The Arachis duranensis cultivar V14167 chromosome 9, aradu.V14167.gnm2.J7QH, whole genome shotgun sequence genomic sequence GCATTGGTTTCTCATGATCGTTGACCTCGATTCGGGAGACCTTATCTACCTGGACTCTGCAAAGGACCCAGATGATCGGGCGCACAGAGTTCAGATGATGACATACGTTGTACGGTGCAAAATTTTTATCCCTTATGGACTATTCTATTCTTGGCGTGACGTCCAATGTCATTTATTCTCACATTGGGAAGTGGATGTAGGCTTTCTTCTTGGAGACAATGTTGACGGACAAGAGGTTTTATGAAAACCAAGCAAGTATCCCACCGCTGGTGTCGCGGTTCAATCTGAGAGAACCTCTCGTCACACAACAAAAGGACAAGTCGTAAGTTCTATTTGAAACGTAATTTAATTTCATCAACTTCGAAGAATACTTCATGGACACAAACTAATTTGTATTTCAAATTACTTGGGGTCTTCTTTTAACCAAAATGCAGAAAAGATTGCGGAGTCTTTGTAGCCCAATGGATGCAACTTTCCCATCTGTGGGGCACGTATGATATTCAGGTGAGCACTACACATTCATGGGAAAAAATATCAACTATGACACCTTTGAAAGTCAATTTTCATACTTTGTTGTGTGATATGGTCACCAATGGTTTGCTCACTAATCTAGGGTGTCACTGACCTTACCCGGATGAGCCTAGCACTAGACATTTTCTTCTCAAAAGCCAACAAAAAGAAGGACGAAGTGGTGAAACTTGCTATTGATTATTGGGACAAGCATGATCAAAAATCCAGCACAACGAGAACGAAGTCGGCGAAAAAATCTGTCGCCGAAGTTGTTTCACTGGCCACCAGCAGCAGCCAAAGCATGACCATCTAATGTGTAGGGATTGCACGGTCATGTTCCACGCCTAATGATGCTTACGTAGGAGTACTTCTTTTTGGGACAAGTCACATGATGCATTTTGGTTAGATTGGGGGTGTATAATCATTCTAGAAATTGCTACACTTTGTGTTAGTATATATTACTATTGGAATCGGTCTTGATCAGCACAAGATCATGGATTCTGCTGTGTATCTTTTGGGAATTTGTGCGCTTCTCCTGATCATGGGCGTATGGGTCTGAGATTCTTTTGGGTATTTAATTACTAGCTATTTTTGGCACCAAACAACAAGGTTTAACCTTGTAACTTTGCTGTTTCAAATTGTTAAGATTTCACAACGTCCTGCGGATTAAGTAACTTCAACGAAGTGATTATGTTATCTGAAAGTAgcattagatttttaatttttttagatattcaAACTTCACATATAACAtgtccaaaattaaaaaattgtttttatcATGTTGTTGACAAAACCCAAAATATAATGTGTATAACAGTTTTAATATAACTAGCATACCTTTATTGGAATAAGTAACATTATTTGATTCATTAGTTACTAtgaatcttaattttaaaaggaaaaagattcgTGCAATGCACATTTAGAGATTTAGAATTATTTGCAGTAGTCATTAGCACGAAaaggcaaaaaaaaatttctactgATTAATTGAAATTATTGGATTATATTGTAATTCAGAGAACTTAATCCAGTACTGTAAAGACTAAATTGTATTAACAAAGGTTATTTAATTACATTTGTAGTTGTCACGTTTAGATGTTAACATAACTAAAACACCTTCATAATCAGTCGGTGGATTTGGGTTTTTGTCTTTGTTATTAAAAATAGCATTAGATCATAACTTGACCCttgggaaaaaaaaataaaaaaccaataTCTATTGGCTGGTGAATGAAAGTAAAGGCTATAATGATCTCTGCTTGCAGCAAGCAAAATTTTGTCATTGAAAGTCTGACGTAATTACAAAAAAAGCCAAATAATAAAACTCATGTACTTAGCATATTCAACTGCGCTGCACGTAAACAACATTGATgcacaaaaagccaaaaagAGTCTTTTAAACACCCACTGACTCCtgagaaaaacaaacaaaatcacTAACTGAAGCATCACTGGGACTTCTCAATGCCATCTGAGCCTATTGTTGCATTCAGCGATTTCAGGAGATCTAGTACCTGCGAATCACTTCAACCAATGAATAAATGGAACACGTCCTATCTAATTGATAAATATTATATGCAATCGAGAGGAGTACCTGTTGGTGATAGTCGCAACTGCCTACATCTGCAACAGATGCTAGAATCTCACTTTGTGCAGTTCCGACGATCCTCTCCTGAGTTCCCACGGGTTTTAATTCTGCCAAAACATTTTTTCCATCTCGTGAATACACCGATGCTGACCTCGGAGGCAGACTTGTTTCATGTACCCCCATAAAGTTCTGGAACATCAACCCAAATGATCATTCACCACAGTTAATTCAGATATGCTGGCTATAAAACAACTTCACACCCCAAAACATTATCTCATAATTTCATTCACTTAGCAGGCAAAAGTGATGCTAATTCTCCCATCATAAGTAGTTGAGGGAGATATTCCCCACAATCCCATACAAAAAAGTATAATATATGTTTCATCCATACATTAAATCATGTCCCTCGAAGGTTCCTTTAACAAGAAATCAATCAAATGAAATGCTAAGGTGCACTATTGAGATtccatattaataaatataccCTAAACCTACAATTTTAAATTAGCATTCATGGGAttctatagaaaaaaaatacatgcCAGATTGTATATCAAATTATGTCCACAATCCCCACAACCCTATACAGAAACTGAGACATGTTCATCCAAACATTAAATTATGTCACTAGAAggcctaattaaaaaattatgctgTAATAAGGAATTAAGAAAATGAAGGGCCAAGATGCAGTATTGAAATTCcatattgaaaaatatattcaaacctgcattttttctaaaattacatgaaattctgcaaaaaaaaaaaaaaaccaaattgTACTTAATAAAGCACGAACCTCGTTGGCCCCTGGTATTTCGACAGATTCTTCATCCTCTTGCAAACCCCATTTGGATCGGTTTGGTACCCTATCAAGACATGTCCGCTTTGTGTGGCCGGTCCTTTTGCAAAACGTACATCTcctcttctttccctttttgCCTTTGGACCGTGGAGCACCTTTAGTTCTAACAACAACGGGATCCCGAATGTGCTCGTCCGCATTTGCTTTTCTTCCCTCATTCGGTTGACCAAGTATTGCATGGATGTCAGTACAAATTCCGCGAATTCCCTCCATTGCAGTCTTAAATACAGTTCGATTCTTTGAACCAAGGTATAACATCCACTGTGATGCCGCATGGAGTGCCCCATGCCGCAATAGAAAACCTCTCTCGCTCAACATGTCGTCGGTCTTATCGCCGTACTCTTCAATTGCCTTGGCGTCCCTCCTCCACCGCTTCAAAATTAAACGATTTGGAATATCCTTTAAATGCTCGTGCTTCATGACAAAGAATATGTGTCTGCATGGAAAGCCCTCCTTCTCCCAGAATCGGCACTGACATTCCATTCTAGTCATGGTCCTATCAAATAAGGTAACAATGTTGTGGCCGGGATGACCATACTCTTCCATTGTGTATACCATTGTTGTGGAGACCCTCCTTTTACTCACAAAATTAATCGCTCCAACACCGTCAATCTCTTTCTTAACTAGTACAAAAATAGCTCTCGTGTAAACATCTGCAGCGCACCTCTCAATAGGATCCAGACACGTTGTTAGAACAGGGGTGCTATATATTGAATTGAATTGCGCAACTAGCTCGTTGTTGCGGTATTCTCGGACTACTAACTCCAAATTTTGCACCAATTCCAAAATACTATGTTTTGAGTTCAAAAATCCCTTTATGTGAGAATTTATTCCCTCACACCTAGACGTTGTGCGATATCCAGCACAAAACTTGCCACGAAGGTACGCATTACACCACATGTGCCTTTTTTCGTACATCTGGTTTGCCCAACATTTTTTGTGTAGACCAAATTTCTCAGAAGCTTCTTCCCATTCAAGCTCGAAGTCATCTACCTCCATGTCAGCATAAAGCCATTTACAGAATATCTCACGAAACATCTGCTCGCCTCCATTTGAGGTTACATTCTTCTGTAAGTGCCATGCACACAACCGATGAGTAGCTTCTGGAAACACTTTTTTGACTGCCGCAATCATCGCATCATCGCCATCAGTTACCACAACAGAAGGCTGCTTATTACACATCACCTCCAACAAATTCTCCAACATCCACGTATAACTTTCTATTGTTTCATCTAGCACCAATCCAAATCCGAATATCGTGGTTTGCTTATGATTGTTTGacccagagaatatcactaacGGGCGCTGGTACTTATTCTTCTTGTATGTCGAGTCAAAGGCGACCACATCCCCAAAATACTGATAGTCTACTCTGCAAGGTCCATCAGCCCAGAACATGTTCGCCAACATTCCATCCTTTGTAACATTATACCTAGCCATTGACATTGGATCCGCCGCTGCCTTTCCCTCTAGATATACAATAGCGGCATTCGAGTCACCATTAACGACCTTGGCCCGCCTCATGTGATCAATGTAGTTGTATGCATCCTTTTTTGTAAAGCCCAACAAAGAGTACCCTCCGGCAACCCCAGCCATGTAACCCAAAATCTTTGATGTCGAAACACCATACCCACGCATGCCATCTATGTTTGCCTTTGCAGCATCCGATATACGACGGAATTTCGGAATCATGTGCACCATCCTTCGAGGTGTCAGTTCATGATTGTGATCCAAGATTACTTTGCGAACCTTCCATGTTGAGTTTTCCCTATCCAGATAAATCGACAGCTTCGCCAAGCAATTAGTCATTGTTTCAGGACGGTGTCCCCTTTTTCTATCCAACCTGTTCAAGTGTTTCTCATCTCTCAGTCCGGCCCTATTACAAAAAAACCTTCTCCTTATCAAATTTCCTTCTTCATCCTTTCCATAATCACCCTTGCGCACGCCAAATCCATGACATCTGCCAAATTTACTGTAAAAATCATATGCTCTTTCCTCACTTCGAAAGACTTTTCTTATTATATCTTGTTCTGACAACCCGAATACATAAGCATAATCGGATGGATACTCATCCGATACTCCATTCATGCTGTCACCGCcacatgcatcatccaattccTCATCAGGCCTACACCCCTCCTCCCTTTGGCTTCCTTCCATCGTGTCGCAACCCTTATTTCCTTTTGTGAATTCCATCTGATCAAAATCAATTGCAAGAACATAAAAACCAATTTCAAAGTCTTGGAAATCTGCTATACACTCATGCTGAAATTATTCTTAAGTGAAAACCACACAAACATGCTACTTCACAAATAGAAAAATTCAACTAACCATGCCACAACATTTATTAGCAAACCACTCATTACTCAACAGAACATTATCCATCCCCTTCAACTacacataattttaatttaatcattcATATTTTAAAAGCTCCAGATAAAAAAGAAATCATGTTTTGATAGTCTAATTATTTTGTCtagattaaaaatataaatggtttaattatttaaatattatatatattatgacaCAACCAATTATGCAAGATACACATACAAACCTCACATACATTAACAATAAAGGAGTTTCCTAatgaatatttaatttaatcattCATACTTTACACGttccaaataaaaaatcaattaaccTTCCAAAGTCTAATCATTATGTCCAGGTTAGAAACATAAGtgctttaattatttaaatatatgacACAACCAAATAATATGTGGATACATTCAAATATAGTGTTATTATGTGTAAATCTTCAGACATGGCAACCCATTATTTTggaatatataaataaaacaaattttgcAATATACACCTACAAATAACACATGCTTTAACACTAGAGGAAGAGGGGAATGACAAACCCTCTCTTTCgtcattttcaaaataaattaaaaaacaaagacACAACTCAAATTAATAGTATGCATCCTTTAAGTTAAACCTTttaactttttcaaaactttataACTTCAAAATATTTCTTCTTCCACCGATACATAATGGAAATCAATGCACACAAAGAATAAACAGAGTTCACAAGAAACACATACCTCCATTCCTTCGCCGCATACGAGATGGACAGCAGCTGAAAAAACCGGTCTCCCTCTCCCAACCCTCTGCAACGACAATGCCGAAATCCCCCAATTCCACTCCGATCTAGGCGGATGGTGAAACCACTTGCACCAACATTCAAAACCTgcaacaaaaccctaaaccaaaccCACATAACATTTCCTTATCCCATAATGTCAagctgttattttttttaaccaatGTTACCgtgttttacttttttttggGTTAGGATCCAGGACAACAAACAAGCTCAGACCACAGAAAACCAAATCCCACTATGGCAAAAATGAATCACACTGACAATTAAAAAGCCCAAACACTCCTAGCCCAATATCTTCTAAATTAATTACTCacgctaaactaaactaattaacATAATTTAGCATAGGTGATCACATGCCAGTAGCAGAGAGAATGTTCTTTATGTCAGCTGCTTCTGCAATATTTGTCTTCaaccaatttttatttagaCATTTGTCAAAATCTTAAAGTGACAGCAACAACATACATGTGTAGAAAAAATTTTCCTTCTACACCCTAGACTTCACCTTAATGGTGAATTCTATGTTTAGGTAGAAATTTTCCTTCTAATTTAATATATGTTTAGGTAGAGATATATTTACTTACTATATTTCTATTACACTTTATATATATCatcaaaaaatatatgtttcattattttttctaaataaaatctGTTattatcggtaaagaaattgtGTTTAGgtcaataatttaatatatgtttaggtagagattttttttgaatataataaaaatacaattaaagaaataaaggataaaaataaacttaaatataTCTGACACcacttcattttattaaaatatttaaaaatagcacatccacgaaaaatactcataatatataaattgaggcaataatttaaaattctataatactaatttaatcaaatactaatattaaaacaaaattacttAAACAATGTTGAATCTATTCTAGTCCTTAGTGCAAATTCAGACCATCATCGTGTTAAATAAACTTCATCATCCGCTATCCATGCAATGCGGCAAGGTAATTACTTAAACCCCTCAATGGCATTAcatgcatgcaaaagaaagccggtaatttctcaaaaaaatcataatatgttataaaattattctaataacgaaaaacttaaaataagaaaatttaaatatattacgaATCGTTGAAATTCGTGGAAACAATTCCTCAATAAAAATTGAGCTCCTCCCAAAAAAGCTAACTTTAACCACATTCCATTAGATTGGTCATAATAGGTGAGTAGATCTAACCATCATTCGGTAAAGTAGAGATTATTGCCCCTTCTTTGAACGCTTACATTCATGTAGTTAGAACCCGAAttagtgaagacaactcgatgaggtatttcatggatgtgatgcattgtaaacAATTATGGCAAAAGACAATTGAACGGGAACATTAGACGATAACaataacttagagtaacaacaataaataaattatcaaaagaataatataatagaatgagtatatgaaaaacattataaaaaattatcaattgtaccttaaaagaatcaacttcaataaaaaacgaagaatacattcttattctatgaagtagtaaaaaaaatactaaatataaaattatgagctgactctcaaatttagatttatGTACGACAGGAAAATACTATTTATAGACCTTagtaaaacaaatataaatatgtaaattaattactattaaggcaattttttattatgtacagTAATTACGCattataattgataagtagtttaatagtgcattaaatattgatttgatataattataatgaagatatgttcttaaattagtataattatatattattcattaaatattaaatataatataataataatataattataataaataatttagaatagatgaaaaatttcattcgttttggagggaaaacgaACTCACGAGAGAGCGACACGTCACCCTTATTAGTTGGGGGAAaacccagttttagtatattaagtagatagatatatttgataatttatttttaattgtatttcTTTTTACATAGGATTTTATATAGATATATTATCTACGagaaataaatactaaattaatacttagaaaaattttgatacTGAAAAAATATTACCTGATTTTTGTTAATAACAAAATAgcctctaaaaattttaagatttgaaaACGCTGACAATAATAACAGAAAATTCTAACGATATTTTTAACGTTTTTGccataatatatatatcaaatataATCATTAAATTAGTCATTTGTATATaatgaatataataatttaaataattcttatatatttatattttaatttaatagttaaatttttttatacgtaATTTTTGTTACTCGTAATAGCCATGactttattgattttgtattATTCTAATCTTATCCATAGATTTTATAATTGGGTACCAGGTACCTCCCTTTATGCGTGGAGAAATTTTAAgcgaaataaaaaaagagatagaGAATCAGTACATACTTTGAATATTTGATGTAATTTATATATGTGAGGCTCTTAGATCTAATTCGTGTGGAATGATATTCATTCTTCTTTGTGTATATATAAATAAGGGGgacttaattaatttatatactaattaaaaaaaaataatgcaaaCATGCATACTTAGATCCGTATATGTTTCGTTTCCACTTTTCAGGTTGTTTTATTTGGTGCTAATATCTAATTTAGTGTCTCAATAATTTTGGTGTGAAGCGAAAATCAAATTTGTTATGATtaagttataaattttaattacataaatattttactattaaattataattattttcatatttatttattatgtcatATATATCATGTTACTACTAAGCAAACATTACAATTATGTCATTTAATTTAtagtaattttaatatttcaatttaataaattatatatatatatatttaaaaagaaaaaataatagagcCAATCAATAGACATATTAGTAAATGTGGATATTGAGAAAGTTATAGTACTTATTAATAATAGTTGTATAAGTTAATAATAGAATCAAAATTCTCTTTTGTTACTTCTCTTTGTTGATCTAAAACTTCAAACTTGTACTCTCTTTCTCCATTATTATTGCTTTTCTACATGTGACTATCTATTAGTATTTAGTAGTGAATATTCAATAATATAATCAAACCCTTTTGATAGTTTTCTATTCGAACACGTCATCTTTTTTTTGTGACTGTCCTCTTTTGTTGATTATGGTCTTTCTATGAcctaaaattagttaatattatgtgagagttaattttaatatattatagtgtaaaatattttataaacttattcaattatatttatttttttagataattatttatacgattaataataaaataattatttatttatgatatgtcaatacataattaaatatatgtataaaattattttatactgatcgtttatcaaaattaaatttattttataaaatcttaacAATATAAAACAAACACCAAACCATACATGATGATAGATGAGTGGTGGGTGGACTAATTAAATTGCTAACCgaaatattattatcaattaACACAACATCACGAATAAAAAATTGTAAGGTAGTTAACTAGTAGGGGCATAGTTTTAATTATTACTATCTATTTTTCTacataattattattacttatttagttattgtatttattacatattttaAAGCATTTTTCTAAACCATTCAAAATAGGACGTGTTTAGTTTGAGTGAAAGTTGTGTTTCAAAGGCAAATCTGTTTTGAAATGTGTGTGGTTTGCATGCATTGCATTATTATGAGTGAAAAGACACCAACATGATCAAACAAGAGAAAAAGACATGGAAGCTAGCAAAATACTATTAAACAACATGGGATCGACTAATATATAGAGACAAATATTCTGATTAGTCAGTATCATAATAATAAGGATTAGAAAGATTAGCTGCGGCTGCTTGTGTTTGTTGCTGTGTGGATCTGAAATTTTACAGAaatcaattttgtttttaaataattttttagtaggTGTAATAATTTACTAAAACATGTGTGGTTGAAATAATGTATAATGAGTTAAAGAgtaatcatttttttttgtgactaaagAGTAATCATTTGTTGCTGAAGAAAATTTAtactgaaaaattaaaaaaaaaaattcttaacatTCAAAAGCTTCAACACATATTTCTAAATGAAATGTTAgttgttttttagttttcaatttttagTTAACTTTGAGTGAGTCTAATTTCTATACGTTgttaatataaaagaatatctaaattatatttacataaatagaaaattttgttttaaaacaaaGAATGTAAGGATTAACTATTTCATTTCATACATCATATATAGACTTTCTTTTAATGTCACATTGGAATCTGGAGAACAATTAACCCTAGTCTTAATTATAATCaatcttattattattgatttaattGCTAATTATCACGTTAGAAATAACCATGAGATGaacacaaatttaattttttcaatatacTATGCAAATgagataacaaataaaatataaaaatgtaaactaataaataaagtatttattttatttaaaaaaaattcagcatTGACATGAAAATATGAGATTCTTTTTGAGAAATTACATGAAGTACTCTCTGCCAagtggatttttttttcaaatattttatcattataTATATTGCTGAGATATTCTTTTTGAGAAATTATATGGAGTACTCCCGGTtaaatgagttttttttttcaaatattttatcattatatattgctatatTATTAAAAGACTAATCTGTTGTATTTGGTTTAGTTATATATACTGGGAATGTGATAGCTGAGTGGTTTGAAGTTGGTATGCTGTGTTTGTTTTGGTACAAACTCATATATGATTTTGGTAATCGCCTCCATGTATGAATTTGACACTACTACAATGTACAGTGGGATTTAGCCATTTAGGTAAGTTAAAGTAATATCTCACAAAAAGGTAATATATCCATAATTTGCCACACACATGtatatattagatatttttctttaaaaataaatatattttgaattatgttaatttaataatattgaaTACATGATTAATAAGTAgcttattaaataattttattgaatatgTAAGATAATTTAACTTAATAAATATcgaattaatttatttctttaaaagattaatgttttaaaatttgtatgaaTTATTCGCCTTTTAtggtaaataaatttttatgatatatatttaaaaaataaataataatttattttaaaaaagaagaagtagaCTGCAAAGTAAAGTCTGGTATCATCTCATGGTAATTAAGGGTAGAGATATTCTCAAACAGAAAAtagtcaaaaaaaataaatggatATAGTAGCATAAATTAGTAATATTCACCGACCCATTtcatttaaagataaaaaaaatctgaCTATGACCGATTCATAGAAATTGTTATGGTTGCCTCTATTATTAGCAGTTCTGAGTCTTATTACTTTCATAGGCGGCATAAAATCTTAATCATTTAAACTAAAAGAATTAAGAGTgtgtttaatttatatttatattttttatttcatcacATGTTAGAACTTTGCATCTATGTTTTGTGATGTTAACGGTCCTACATTTCGCTTATGAGCTGATGTTAGAACTCTGcatattaatttttgttgtcACAAGTTATGcaattttattattgaaaattagttcaatttaaattatagttaaaaattgtaataaagaaaataaaatattttaattttaataaaatgacttaaatataaaaaattaaaaagataaagtaaaaatttaaaaatttcttcttttctctcacactttttttattatctttatcaTAGTTACAGAAATCAGATTTGTTATATATGAGGTTTGCTGCTACTGTTCTTCGAATTTTCCTCCAATCTCTGCTTACAGTCATGGCTTATGTATGATGCACTCTCTACTTGTATTGTCACTCAGCTATTATGTTTCTTACTgttacatatgataaaaattaattacatagtaaatattcaattatataattttataaatatNNNNNNNNNNNNNNNTGCTAATTTGTGATTAAAGTTATTTGTTTTAAtgttaatatcaaaatttattgaatattaTGGTTAAACGATAGACTTGTGAATTAATTGTTACTgcaaattaatatattattgtaGTAATActtacaaattttttgtttatttttatatttaatatttttaaaatttgaagatatgtattttaaatttgttattaattatacTGTTACTGTGaagatatgtattttaaattttaattttaagtttttgactattttatatCTTTATGTATGTAAGACCGGTTCAATTAGTAATTTTTCGGATGAACTAATAAACTAATGAACCAGTAGCTTGATCGGTTCGATCACCGATTCGGTTCTATGATTAATAGAGTTATATTATATTACGTATTATCAtatcagtaaaaataattactttttacaTTTACTGTACGAATGATATTCCAAAAGAACGGATGTGATTGCACGACTATATAAAACATACTCTTATTGTGTATatagataatataaaatatgatattAATAATTGA encodes the following:
- the LOC110275502 gene encoding protein FAR1-RELATED SEQUENCE 5-like, translated to MEGSQREEGCRPDEELDDACGGDSMNGVSDEYPSDYAYVFGLSEQDIIRKVFRSEERAYDFYSKFGRCHGFGVRKGDYGKDEEGNLIRRRFFCNRAGLRDEKHLNRLDRKRGHRPETMTNCLAKLSIYLDRENSTWKVRKVILDHNHELTPRRMVHMIPKFRRISDAAKANIDGMRGYGVSTSKILGYMAGVAGGYSLLGFTKKDAYNYIDHMRRAKVVNGDSNAAIVYLEGKAAADPMSMARYNVTKDGMLANMFWADGPCRVDYQYFGDVVAFDSTYKKNKYQRPLVIFSGSNNHKQTTIFGFGLVLDETIESYTWMLENLLEVMCNKQPSVVVTDGDDAMIAAVKKVFPEATHRLCAWHLQKNVTSNGGEQMFREIFCKWLYADMEVDDFELEWEEASEKFGLHKKCWANQMYEKRHMWCNAYLRGKFCAGYRTTSRCEGINSHIKGFLNSKHSILELVQNLELVVREYRNNELVAQFNSIYSTPVLTTCLDPIERCAADVYTRAIFVLVKKEIDGVGAINFVSKRRVSTTMVYTMEEYGHPGHNIVTLFDRTMTRMECQCRFWEKEGFPCRHIFFVMKHEHLKDIPNRLILKRWRRDAKAIEEYGDKTDDMLSERGFLLRHGALHAASQWMLYLGSKNRTVFKTAMEGIRGICTDIHAILGQPNEGRKANADEHIRDPVVVRTKGAPRSKGKKGKKRRCTFCKRTGHTKRTCLDRVPNRSKWGLQEDEESVEIPGANENFMGVHETSLPPRSASVYSRDGKNVLAELKPVGTQERIVGTAQSEILASVADVGSCDYHQQVLDLLKSLNATIGSDGIEKSQ